A window of Notolabrus celidotus isolate fNotCel1 chromosome 11, fNotCel1.pri, whole genome shotgun sequence contains these coding sequences:
- the kcng1 gene encoding potassium voltage-gated channel subfamily G member 1, protein MTLLAGDGSDYDYSALSLASDTSLNVPPLQEEEAQKGAFYKRAQLIPEFNTTHDDTHLSSARKLHAIINVGGMRYQLPWTTLEDFPLSRLGQLHLCSSFDEIMRVCDDYDVAHNEFFFDRSPCAFRTILTFLRAGKLRSLREMCALSFREELMYWGIPEENLEWCCRRRLLQRVEEFEAMERAEEEEDLLEDSDSAHTEQESRLSHCMNKLRDMVERPHSGLPGKIFACLSVLFVTVTAVNLSISTMPAMREEEEAGTCSQMCYNIFIVETVCVAWFSLEFTLRFIQDRSKLTFLRQPLNMIDVVAILPYYITLMVDSTSKGEKRAGSGSSYLDKVGLVLRVLRALRILYVMRLARHSLGLQTLGLTARRCTREFGLLLLFLCVAIALYSPLLYLIENEVASTQEFTSIPATYWWAVITMTTVGYGDMVPRSIPGQVVALSSILSGILLMAFPVTSIFHTFSRSYMELKQEQQRLLQRRTHFLLRSRMAGLGSNLSLESDMLFPMPDHRDN, encoded by the exons ATGACCCTGCTGGCGGGCGATGGCTCCGACTACGACTACAGTGCCCTGAGCCTTGCCTCCGACACCTCCCTCAACGTACCGcccctgcaggaggaggaggcccaGAAAGGAGCCTTCTACAAAAGAGCACAGCTTATCCCTGAGTTCAACACCACCCATGATGACACTCACCTGTCCAGCGCCCGTAAACTCCACGCCATCATCAACGTGGGTGGCATGCGGTACCAGCTACCGTGGACCACCCTGGAGGACTTCCCACTGTCCCGCCTGGGTCAGCTGCACCTCTGCAGCAGCTTTGATGAGATCATGCGTGTCTGTGACGACTACGACGTCGCACACAACGAGTTCTTCTTCGACCGCAGCCCCTGCGCCTTCAGGACCATCCTGACCTTCTTGCGTGCGGGGAAGCTGCGCTCCCTCAGGGAGATGTGCGCCCTCTCCTTTAGGGAGGAGCTGATGTACTGGGGCATCCCCGAGGAGAACTTGGAGTGGTGCTGCCGTCGGCGTCTGCTGCAGCGTGTGGAGGAGTTCGAGGCGATGGAgagggcggaggaggaggaggacctccTGGAGGACTCGGACAGTGCTCACACAGAGCAAGAGTCCAGGCTGAGTCACTGCATGAACAAACTGAGAGACATGGTGGAGAGGCCACACTCGGGCCTGCCAGGGAAGATCTTTGCCTGTTTGTCTGTGCTGTTTGTCACCGTCACTGCCGTCAACCTCTCCATCAGCACCATGCCTGccatgagggaggaggaggaggcg GGCACGTGCTCCCAGATGTGCTACAACATCTTCATCGTAGAGACGGTGTGCGTGGCCTGGTTCTCCCTGGAGTTCACCCTGCGCTTCATTCAGGACCGCAGCAAGCTGACCTTCCTCAGGCAGCCTCTCAACATGATCGACGTGGTGGCCATCCTGCCGTACTACATCACCCTGATGGTGGACAGCACCTCCAAAGGGGAGAAGCGGGCCGGCTCGGGCAGCAGCTACCTGGACAAAGTGGGCTTGGTGCTGCGCGTGCTCAGAGCTCTGCGGATCCTCTACGTGATGCGTCTGGCCCGTCACTCTCTGGGCCTGCAGACTCTGGGTCTGACCGCACGCCGCTGCACACGAGAGTTCGgactgctcctcctcttcctctgcgtGGCCATCGCTCTGTACTCCCCTCTGCTGTACCTTATAGAGAATGAAGTAGCCTCCACGCAGGAGTTCACCAGCATCCCAGCCACATACTGGTGGGCTGTCATCACTATGACCACAGTGGGTTATGGAGACATGGTGCCCAGGAGCATCCCAGGACAGGTGGTGGCTCTGAGCAGCATCCTGAGCGGGATCCTCCTCATGGCCTTCCCCGTCACCTCCATCTTCCACACCTTCTCGCGCTCCTACATGGAGCtgaagcaggagcagcagcggctgctgcagaggaggactCACTTCCTGCTGCGTAGCCGCATGGCCGGCCTGGGCAGCAACCTCTCCTTAGAGAGTGACATGCTCTTCCCTATGCCTGACCACAGAGACAACTGA